In the Flavisolibacter tropicus genome, one interval contains:
- a CDS encoding translocation/assembly module TamB domain-containing protein has product MTLAFVQTDWGQNWLARKVTDRLSKDLQSRVHIDHVRIGFFNRMNLKGVLVEDQNKDTLLYAGTVQVNITDWFFLKEQADLKYIGLENAVIKLQRTDSVWNYQFLDKYMAGGGGGTQKKAGIEFNLKQVEMYNVSIVQKDAWVGQDFYIKLGALNLDANTISITRKLVDANQLTLDQPYFHQYLYKGRKPKSTAIAVTDEGKTVVRDTSLQWNPDNWNMLVKSISIKNGTYRNDRDSLTPSWSYFDGEHLNFGAITGTINDFRFVKDTLRATANLSTKERSGFTVERLQANLRFHPQLMEFNDLFIKTNRSVIGDYFAMKFSDIGDMNDFIHAVTMNANFKNASVASDDIAYFAPQVKDWNKIFQLDGKAKGTVDALSGEHVNIRAGFSTALQGDFSLVGLPNIYETLITVKADELRTNYADAVTFIPALRDIRAPDLSKLGAIRFQGTYTGFINDFVTYGTIQTALGTVVSDLNMKLPQGSTPPVYSGSLNTSGFQLGQFLHNTDLGIVAFKGDVKGKGFDWKTLDMTVNGTVNKIQVQDYTYQNITAKGRLFKQTFSGDFAINDPNAQAKGNGMIDFSTSVPSFNLKADVTKANLKALGLANEELELSGRFDVDMSGKDIGSLLGKANISEATLLHNGQRLSFDSLYISSTYADGNRTLRARSNELDAVIEGKFDLETLPDAFMLFLNRYYPAYIKKPKKVLPNQDFTFKIETGVIEDYIKLFDKRLSGFNNSKVEGSLNVASNLFKLDATVPVFSYDHYSFSDVVLNGDGDLDRLSLNGSVTNAIINDSLIFPQTSFTINARNDISDIVINTTANQTINKADVSAQVRTFADGVLVSFNPSSFVINGKTWNIEQGGELDLRSNSVVQGTLVLHETNQEIRITTLPSDVGSWNDIHVTLQNINLGDITPFFVKSNRIEGLLSGDVTIEDPQDRFNIIADIKTDQLRVDNDSIGKVEADMFYNNKTGLLTGKGNNLDPDHQIQFDMALDFKDSAQQHRDRISVLPINYPVKILERFVGGLFSDLQGYVTGRLDIVGEGDNRKYVGKAQLKDAGLKVDFTQVFYKIDDTEIELKEDLIDLGVLRLRDRDGKTATVKGTLAHKNFQNMEFDIEAEVDGRPMELLNTTYKDNQQFYGRAKGTGFFKLWGPQDDMNMYIEARPSTTDSSYITIPPSKSRESGQADFMVERKYGKEMTEKELSGSSSNITYEVNLTANPWVNVEVILDELTGDIIKGRGTGELNIKAGTSEPLSIRGRYDIQDGNYLFTFQSFFKKPFVLRPGSNNYIEWTGDPYKAQIRFDAVYQADNVSFTPLANSLSLSDRYQNFRGDVNVITQLSGDLFRPSFSFKIEVPENSPAANEPSLLFGLQQIERNPNEINKQVTYLIVFNSFAPYENSAGGYKPLNEFAYSTLSGLLFGGVNRLLNQQLSKLLGNNDVSFNFTGSLYNPDLLNQDKGLNLQANAGVSIGVPLNDRIQVTFGGTFNIPISEYGQSNLNQQFRLFPDVNVNMLLNQSGSIRATFFYNQSPSLFPGSGPAGDPDRRAGAKVSYRKEFNSLSEFLFGKKKGTPKAKVKDSTSKASDSTTVINGQ; this is encoded by the coding sequence TTGACGCTTGCGTTCGTACAGACCGATTGGGGACAAAACTGGCTTGCCCGGAAAGTTACTGACCGCCTCTCTAAAGATCTTCAAAGCCGCGTCCACATTGATCATGTGCGCATTGGCTTCTTCAATAGAATGAACCTGAAAGGGGTGCTGGTGGAAGACCAGAATAAAGACACCCTCCTCTATGCTGGCACCGTTCAAGTTAATATTACCGACTGGTTTTTCTTAAAAGAACAGGCTGACTTAAAATACATAGGCCTGGAAAATGCTGTTATCAAACTGCAGCGGACCGATTCTGTATGGAACTACCAGTTCCTGGATAAATATATGGCCGGAGGCGGCGGAGGCACCCAAAAGAAGGCTGGTATTGAATTCAACCTTAAGCAAGTGGAGATGTACAACGTCTCCATTGTGCAGAAAGATGCATGGGTGGGGCAGGATTTCTATATAAAGCTGGGAGCGCTAAACCTAGATGCCAATACCATTAGCATTACCCGTAAACTGGTGGATGCCAACCAGCTGACGCTTGATCAACCCTATTTTCATCAATACCTGTATAAGGGACGTAAGCCAAAGTCCACCGCTATAGCTGTTACCGATGAGGGAAAGACTGTAGTGCGAGATACTTCTCTCCAATGGAACCCGGATAACTGGAATATGCTGGTAAAGTCCATTTCTATAAAGAATGGTACCTATCGCAATGACCGCGACTCGCTTACGCCAAGCTGGTCTTATTTCGATGGCGAACACCTGAACTTTGGAGCCATTACCGGTACAATAAATGATTTTCGCTTTGTTAAGGACACATTGCGTGCTACCGCGAATCTATCAACAAAAGAGCGTAGTGGCTTCACCGTTGAACGTTTACAGGCCAACCTGCGTTTTCACCCGCAGCTGATGGAGTTCAACGATCTCTTTATAAAAACAAACCGCAGTGTAATAGGCGATTACTTCGCCATGAAGTTCTCTGACATTGGCGACATGAACGATTTTATTCATGCCGTAACCATGAACGCCAACTTTAAGAACGCCTCAGTGGCCTCCGATGATATAGCCTATTTTGCTCCACAAGTTAAAGATTGGAACAAAATTTTTCAGTTAGATGGTAAGGCCAAAGGAACGGTAGATGCTTTGAGCGGTGAACATGTAAACATACGTGCGGGCTTCAGTACTGCCCTTCAGGGGGACTTTAGCCTGGTGGGCCTTCCGAATATCTATGAAACCTTGATCACGGTAAAAGCTGATGAATTACGCACAAACTATGCGGATGCAGTAACGTTTATCCCTGCTTTACGCGATATCCGCGCGCCTGATCTTAGCAAGTTGGGTGCCATCCGTTTTCAAGGTACTTATACCGGCTTTATCAACGACTTTGTAACCTACGGTACTATCCAAACAGCCTTGGGAACAGTTGTTTCCGATCTGAATATGAAATTACCACAGGGTAGTACACCACCAGTGTACTCCGGTAGCCTAAATACCAGTGGTTTTCAATTAGGCCAGTTCCTGCATAATACTGACTTGGGTATCGTTGCTTTTAAAGGCGATGTAAAAGGAAAGGGCTTTGACTGGAAGACACTAGACATGACCGTAAACGGAACGGTCAATAAAATACAAGTACAGGATTACACGTATCAAAATATTACAGCTAAAGGCAGACTTTTCAAACAAACGTTTTCCGGAGACTTTGCCATTAATGATCCAAATGCGCAGGCAAAAGGAAATGGAATGATTGATTTTAGTACTTCTGTTCCTTCCTTCAACCTGAAAGCTGATGTAACAAAAGCCAACCTGAAGGCCTTAGGCTTGGCCAATGAAGAATTGGAACTAAGCGGTCGTTTTGATGTGGATATGTCGGGAAAAGATATAGGCAGCCTGTTAGGAAAAGCCAACATTAGTGAAGCTACCTTGCTGCATAATGGCCAGCGTTTATCTTTCGACTCCTTATATATATCATCTACCTATGCCGATGGCAACCGTACACTGCGGGCGCGCTCCAATGAACTTGATGCTGTAATTGAAGGTAAGTTCGACCTGGAGACCTTGCCCGATGCCTTCATGCTTTTCTTAAACCGTTATTATCCTGCCTATATTAAGAAGCCGAAAAAAGTGCTGCCCAATCAGGATTTTACGTTTAAGATTGAAACAGGAGTGATAGAGGATTATATAAAACTCTTTGACAAGCGACTGAGTGGTTTTAATAATAGTAAGGTAGAAGGATCGCTGAATGTAGCCAGCAACTTGTTTAAACTGGATGCTACGGTCCCAGTGTTTAGTTATGATCATTATAGTTTTTCTGACGTGGTGTTAAATGGGGATGGAGATCTAGACCGATTATCACTTAACGGATCGGTTACCAATGCGATAATCAATGACAGTCTAATTTTTCCGCAGACCTCATTCACCATCAATGCCCGTAATGATATTTCAGATATTGTAATTAATACCACAGCCAATCAAACCATTAATAAAGCTGATGTATCTGCACAGGTACGCACGTTTGCCGATGGGGTGTTAGTATCCTTTAATCCATCCAGCTTTGTTATAAATGGTAAAACCTGGAATATAGAACAGGGTGGGGAGCTAGACCTCCGGAGTAATTCAGTGGTTCAAGGCACATTGGTGCTGCACGAAACGAATCAGGAAATACGTATCACTACGCTGCCTTCCGATGTGGGCAGCTGGAATGATATTCATGTAACCCTGCAGAATATCAATTTGGGGGATATCACGCCATTCTTTGTAAAGAGTAACCGCATTGAGGGCCTGTTGTCGGGCGATGTCACCATTGAAGATCCACAAGATCGCTTTAATATTATTGCAGACATTAAAACGGATCAGCTACGTGTTGATAATGACTCAATAGGGAAGGTAGAGGCTGATATGTTCTACAACAACAAAACCGGTTTGCTTACTGGAAAGGGTAATAACCTGGATCCTGATCACCAGATCCAGTTTGATATGGCCTTAGACTTTAAAGATTCTGCTCAACAGCATCGGGATCGTATTTCTGTTTTACCTATAAACTATCCAGTAAAGATCTTGGAGCGTTTTGTGGGCGGATTGTTCTCTGACTTGCAAGGGTATGTTACAGGCCGCCTGGATATTGTAGGAGAGGGGGATAACCGTAAATATGTTGGTAAGGCTCAATTAAAGGATGCTGGCTTGAAGGTGGACTTCACGCAGGTATTTTATAAGATTGACGATACGGAAATAGAGCTGAAGGAAGACCTTATTGATTTAGGGGTTCTAAGACTCCGAGACCGTGATGGAAAAACCGCTACAGTAAAGGGAACCCTAGCTCATAAGAACTTCCAGAATATGGAGTTTGATATTGAAGCAGAAGTGGATGGGCGTCCGATGGAGTTGCTCAATACTACCTATAAAGATAATCAGCAGTTTTACGGTCGTGCTAAAGGTACAGGCTTCTTTAAGCTATGGGGGCCGCAGGACGACATGAACATGTATATAGAAGCAAGGCCTTCTACTACAGATAGCTCCTACATTACCATACCACCTTCTAAATCGCGTGAAAGTGGTCAGGCAGATTTTATGGTGGAAAGAAAGTATGGTAAGGAAATGACAGAGAAGGAACTTTCAGGCTCGTCTTCTAATATTACTTACGAAGTAAATCTTACTGCTAACCCATGGGTAAATGTAGAGGTAATATTGGATGAACTAACGGGTGATATCATCAAGGGGCGTGGTACAGGGGAGCTGAACATTAAAGCTGGTACATCGGAGCCACTTTCTATCCGCGGGCGTTATGATATACAGGACGGGAATTATTTGTTTACGTTTCAATCCTTCTTTAAAAAGCCCTTTGTTTTACGCCCTGGCTCTAATAACTATATTGAGTGGACAGGAGATCCTTATAAGGCGCAAATCCGGTTTGATGCGGTGTATCAAGCTGATAATGTGAGCTTTACACCGTTGGCAAATAGTCTTTCCTTATCTGATCGATATCAAAACTTCCGTGGTGATGTAAATGTAATCACACAATTGAGCGGCGATCTGTTCCGCCCTTCGTTTTCTTTTAAAATAGAAGTGCCTGAAAATAGCCCGGCTGCTAATGAACCTTCTTTACTGTTTGGTCTTCAACAGATTGAACGAAATCCCAACGAAATCAATAAGCAGGTTACTTACCTGATCGTATTTAACTCTTTTGCGCCCTATGAAAACAGCGCCGGTGGCTATAAGCCGCTGAATGAATTTGCTTATAGCACATTGTCGGGTCTGCTCTTTGGTGGCGTAAACCGTTTATTAAACCAGCAGCTTTCTAAATTATTAGGTAACAATGATGTGAGCTTCAATTTTACGGGCTCTTTGTATAATCCCGATCTGTTAAACCAGGATAAGGGCTTAAATCTGCAGGCTAATGCTGGTGTAAGTATTGGGGTGCCGTTGAATGACCGCATTCAGGTTACGTTTGGGGGAACATTCAATATCCCGATCAGTGAATATGGACAATCTAACCTAAACCAGCAGTTCCGCCTTTTCCCGGATGTAAACGTGAATATGCTGCTTAACCAGTCTGGTTCTATCAGGGCTACTTTTTTCTATAACCAATCACCCTCTTTATTCCCAGGTTCAGGTCCCGCGGGTGATCCTGACCGACGTGCCGGTGCAAAGGTTTCGTATCGAAAAGAGTTTAATTCGCTAAGCGAGTTTCTGTTTGGCAAAAAGAAGGGAACACCAAAGGCTAAGGTTAAAGATTCAACCAGTAAAGCCTCCGATTCTACAACTGTTATAAATGGTCAATAA
- a CDS encoding bifunctional 3,4-dihydroxy-2-butanone-4-phosphate synthase/GTP cyclohydrolase II, translating to MLNTIESAIEDIKNGKIVIVVDDEDRENEGDFITAARNATPEVINFMSKHGRGLICVPMLEERCNELGLELMVNNNTALHETAFTVSVDLLGHGCTTGISAHDRAKTIQALIDPNTNPEDLGKPGHIFPLRAKKGGVLRRAGHTEATTDLARLAGFEPAGVLVEILNEDGTMARLPQLLEVAEKFDFKIISIKDLIEYRLKRDSLIEEIVRVDMPTQYGHFKLIAFQEKNTSNEHLALIKGDWKEDEPVMVRVHSSCFTGDILGSLRCDCGEQLHKAMQLVEQEGKGVILYMNQEGRGIGLLNKLKAYRLQEEGMDTVEANLHLGFQMDQRDYGVGAQILRYLNIHKLRLISNNPKKRVGLIGYGLEIVDQVPLKIDPNPHNERYLETKRDKLGHEILK from the coding sequence ATGCTTAATACAATTGAGAGTGCGATTGAAGACATAAAAAACGGAAAGATTGTCATAGTTGTTGATGATGAAGACCGTGAAAATGAGGGCGATTTTATTACAGCAGCCCGTAATGCCACCCCTGAAGTAATCAATTTCATGAGCAAGCATGGCCGTGGACTTATTTGTGTACCTATGCTGGAAGAGCGCTGTAATGAACTAGGCCTGGAACTCATGGTCAATAATAATACAGCCTTACATGAAACCGCTTTTACCGTTTCGGTAGACCTTTTAGGCCATGGATGTACTACTGGTATTTCTGCTCATGACCGCGCCAAAACCATCCAGGCTTTGATTGACCCCAATACCAATCCAGAAGATTTAGGTAAACCTGGCCATATTTTCCCTTTACGCGCTAAAAAAGGTGGTGTACTGAGAAGGGCCGGCCATACAGAGGCAACTACTGACCTGGCACGATTAGCCGGCTTTGAACCAGCGGGTGTATTGGTAGAGATCTTAAATGAGGATGGCACTATGGCCCGCCTACCCCAACTTTTGGAAGTAGCTGAAAAGTTTGACTTTAAGATCATTTCCATTAAAGACCTGATCGAGTACCGCTTAAAAAGAGATTCCCTGATTGAAGAGATCGTGCGGGTAGATATGCCAACACAATACGGTCACTTTAAATTGATTGCCTTCCAGGAAAAGAATACCAGCAATGAGCACCTGGCGCTTATCAAAGGCGACTGGAAAGAAGACGAGCCTGTAATGGTTAGAGTTCACTCTTCCTGCTTTACCGGCGACATCCTTGGTTCTTTACGTTGCGACTGCGGTGAGCAGCTTCATAAAGCCATGCAACTAGTAGAGCAAGAAGGCAAGGGCGTTATATTATATATGAACCAGGAAGGTAGAGGAATTGGCCTTCTGAATAAATTAAAAGCCTATCGTCTTCAGGAAGAAGGTATGGATACCGTAGAAGCCAATCTGCACTTAGGATTCCAGATGGACCAACGTGACTATGGTGTAGGCGCCCAGATCCTGCGTTATTTGAATATCCACAAGCTTCGCCTGATCTCTAATAACCCCAAAAAACGCGTGGGTCTTATTGGATATGGCCTTGAAATCGTAGACCAAGTGCCTTTGAAAATTGATCCCAATCCACACAACGAACGCTACCTGGAAACGAAGCGTGACAAACTGGGACACGAGATTTTGAAGTAA
- a CDS encoding TonB-dependent receptor, translating into MLKRLLLLLTLAFLTGPVLFAQVTTSSMGGTLKDGDGAVLSGATIVAVHTPSGTRYTTVTQASGQFTINNMRVGGPYQVTASYVGLQSQTYNDIYLQLGQTFLLDAALPKNSQTLENVVVTTSGRRNGIMNANRTGSVTNIGAQQINRLPSITRSLNDFTRLTPQANGNAIGGGNSRQNFITVDGSAFNNTFGIGSNLPANGSPISLDAIEEISVNVTPYDIRQSGFIGSSINSVTRSGTNQFNGSVYTYFRNQNQQGNKAGKTEFPVQRMDFKQYGARVGGPIIKNKLFFFLNFETEKTIQPGQQRFAATATSGAGSYGSNSNIARPLATELDAISDYLKTKYGYDPGPYQGYDFESDRTKILGRIDWNITDKHHLNFRYNQVEGKSPSFVSTSSSSAGPNFSTGFGRTDINALHFSNSNYFQENNFYSYQVELSSKFTNRLSNILRASYNNQDEPRSSNSTIFPFVDILKDGSPFTSFGYEPFSLGNLREVKTISAVDNVTLNLGKHNLLGGLEAEFSKTRNGFQPLGQSYYRFASWNDFVSGAKPINFAQTFSFEPGYEQAFPTFKFAQYSAYAQDEITMNPKFRLTLGLRAELNSYPDVAEVRTNPLVAAQTFAGGVKVNTGELPDPKVMLSPRVGFNYDVYGNRTLQVRGGTGIFTGRVPFVWIVGQSGNSGMLQLNQQYSGASVPGAFNPNIGAYRPDVVPKPGTLIPSQVTTFDKDFTLPQQWKTSLAVDSRLPGGIIGSLEMIYSKDINVLYSKNVNLVNPAPLNVAGYPDNRLIYPDANNQKFINNITSSGVPQAGATGAYNVIVTSNENKGYYASATIRLEKQFNRAFFASVAYTHTQAGNLYDGNGDQPYNTWSLINSVNGANIPTLDVASYTVPNRIIASFSYRKEYLKHLGTTVSLFYEGAHQGRFSYLYNSDLNRDGSNNDLLYIPRNASEITFVPLTIGSGASAKTYTAQEQSDLFFKYIEQDDYLKSRKGQYAERNGALLPWRNQFDVKILQDVFTNLGGKKNTIQLSLDIFNAANLLNSRWGQTQTTNAASLLTVTNTSSLTPGGTTKPTFRLAVDRNNPVTETFRDNANLSSTYYMQFGIRYIFN; encoded by the coding sequence ATGCTTAAGAGATTATTGCTTCTGCTAACATTAGCCTTTTTAACAGGGCCGGTGTTATTTGCGCAGGTAACCACCAGTAGTATGGGTGGTACTCTAAAAGATGGTGATGGTGCTGTACTTTCTGGTGCTACTATTGTTGCCGTACACACGCCATCCGGTACCCGTTATACTACGGTAACCCAGGCTTCTGGACAATTTACTATCAACAACATGAGGGTTGGTGGTCCTTACCAAGTTACTGCAAGCTATGTGGGCTTACAGTCTCAAACGTACAATGACATCTATCTTCAGTTAGGTCAAACATTCCTTCTGGATGCTGCACTGCCTAAAAACAGTCAAACTCTTGAGAATGTGGTGGTTACAACTTCCGGCAGACGTAATGGTATTATGAATGCTAACCGTACAGGTTCTGTAACTAACATTGGCGCTCAACAGATTAACCGTCTTCCATCTATTACTAGAAGCTTGAACGATTTCACTCGTTTAACTCCTCAAGCTAATGGTAATGCGATTGGAGGTGGTAACTCTCGCCAGAACTTTATTACTGTGGATGGTTCTGCTTTCAACAATACTTTCGGTATTGGTTCTAACCTGCCTGCTAATGGTAGCCCAATTTCGTTGGATGCGATTGAAGAAATCTCTGTAAACGTTACGCCGTATGACATTCGTCAAAGCGGTTTTATTGGTTCTTCTATAAATTCAGTTACCCGCTCTGGTACAAACCAGTTCAATGGCTCTGTTTACACTTACTTCCGTAATCAGAATCAACAAGGTAACAAAGCTGGTAAAACTGAGTTCCCAGTTCAACGCATGGACTTCAAACAATATGGTGCTCGTGTAGGTGGTCCAATCATCAAGAACAAATTGTTCTTTTTCTTAAACTTTGAAACGGAGAAAACAATTCAGCCTGGTCAGCAGCGTTTTGCCGCTACTGCAACTTCTGGTGCTGGTTCTTATGGTAGCAATTCTAACATTGCTCGTCCATTGGCTACAGAACTTGACGCCATTTCCGATTATTTAAAAACGAAATATGGTTATGATCCTGGTCCTTACCAAGGTTATGATTTTGAGTCTGATCGTACTAAGATCTTAGGACGTATTGACTGGAACATTACTGACAAGCATCATTTGAACTTCCGCTACAACCAGGTAGAAGGTAAAAGCCCTTCATTTGTAAGTACGTCTTCATCTAGTGCAGGTCCTAACTTTTCAACCGGCTTTGGTCGTACTGATATAAACGCGTTGCATTTTAGTAATTCTAACTATTTCCAGGAGAATAACTTCTATTCTTACCAGGTGGAGTTGAGTTCTAAATTCACAAACCGTTTATCTAATATCTTACGTGCTTCTTATAATAATCAAGATGAGCCACGTAGTTCAAACAGTACTATTTTCCCATTCGTAGATATCTTAAAAGATGGTTCTCCTTTCACTTCATTTGGATATGAGCCATTTTCTCTGGGTAACCTGCGTGAAGTAAAAACGATATCTGCTGTAGATAACGTAACACTGAACTTAGGTAAACACAACCTATTAGGTGGTTTGGAAGCTGAATTCAGCAAAACCAGAAATGGTTTCCAACCTTTAGGACAGTCTTACTATCGTTTTGCTTCTTGGAATGATTTCGTGAGTGGTGCAAAACCAATAAACTTTGCCCAAACTTTCTCTTTTGAGCCAGGTTATGAGCAAGCGTTCCCAACCTTTAAGTTTGCACAATACTCAGCCTATGCTCAGGATGAGATCACAATGAATCCTAAATTCCGTTTAACCTTAGGTTTACGTGCTGAACTGAATTCATACCCTGATGTAGCTGAAGTAAGAACCAACCCATTGGTAGCTGCACAAACATTTGCCGGTGGAGTAAAAGTTAACACTGGTGAATTGCCTGATCCAAAAGTTATGCTTTCTCCTCGTGTAGGTTTTAACTATGATGTATACGGCAACCGTACCTTACAAGTTCGTGGTGGTACAGGTATCTTCACTGGTCGCGTACCATTTGTATGGATCGTAGGTCAGTCTGGTAACTCTGGTATGTTGCAATTAAACCAACAATATTCAGGAGCTTCAGTACCGGGTGCATTCAATCCAAACATTGGAGCTTACCGCCCAGATGTAGTTCCTAAGCCTGGTACATTGATACCAAGTCAGGTTACTACTTTTGATAAAGACTTTACACTTCCTCAACAGTGGAAGACTAGCTTAGCTGTAGATTCTCGTTTGCCTGGTGGTATCATTGGTTCTTTGGAAATGATTTATTCAAAAGACATCAATGTGTTGTACTCCAAAAACGTGAACCTGGTAAATCCTGCTCCGCTTAACGTAGCTGGATACCCAGATAATCGTTTAATTTACCCAGACGCAAACAACCAGAAGTTCATTAATAACATCACTTCTAGTGGCGTTCCACAAGCTGGCGCAACAGGAGCTTATAATGTTATTGTTACAAGTAATGAGAATAAAGGTTACTATGCTTCTGCAACAATTAGATTGGAAAAGCAATTTAACCGTGCTTTCTTCGCTTCAGTAGCGTATACACATACACAAGCCGGCAACCTATATGATGGTAATGGTGATCAGCCTTACAATACTTGGAGCTTGATCAATTCAGTAAACGGTGCTAACATTCCTACATTAGATGTTGCTAGCTATACTGTTCCTAACCGTATTATTGCTTCTTTCTCTTATCGTAAGGAGTATCTGAAACACTTAGGTACAACCGTTTCATTGTTCTATGAAGGAGCTCACCAGGGTCGCTTCTCATATCTTTACAACAGTGACCTGAATCGTGATGGTTCAAACAATGATCTGCTTTACATTCCACGTAATGCATCCGAGATTACGTTTGTACCTCTTACTATCGGTTCTGGTGCTTCTGCTAAAACCTATACAGCTCAAGAACAATCAGACTTATTCTTTAAGTATATCGAACAAGATGATTACCTGAAAAGCCGTAAAGGTCAATACGCTGAACGTAATGGTGCATTACTGCCTTGGCGTAACCAGTTTGATGTTAAAATCCTGCAAGATGTATTCACTAACCTAGGTGGTAAAAAGAATACTATTCAGCTTAGCTTGGATATCTTCAACGCTGCTAACTTGTTGAATAGCCGTTGGGGCCAGACTCAAACTACTAACGCTGCGTCTTTGTTGACGGTTACCAATACTTCATCACTGACTCCAGGTGGTACTACAAAACCAACTTTCCGTTTGGCTGTAGATCGTAACAATCCTGTAACAGAAACGTTCCGCGATAACGCAAACCTTTCTTCTACTTATTACATGCAGTTTGGTATCCGTTATATCTTTAACTAA
- a CDS encoding alpha/beta hydrolase, whose product MQCKELAALVVEQITVPSQFLQRDVTIDIYRPTTFSPNDKLSLLLINDGQDLPKMPFAPLLNELLINGVIHPLFCIGIHAGEDRRMEYGTAKVLDFMQRGAKAELHAQFVLFELLPLLKETYHLQGNLDMAYAGFSLGGLAAIDMVWNYPQLFSIAGVFSGSLWWRSKDLDQGYNEDTDRIMHQQVRMGKYHAGQRFYFTTGSQDETADRNNNGIIDSIDDTLGLIEELKKKGYTDKDIHYINYEDGRHDVETWARALPAFLEWGWGNKASRFPTSSPAESC is encoded by the coding sequence ATGCAGTGTAAAGAATTAGCGGCGTTGGTAGTAGAACAAATAACCGTGCCTTCCCAGTTTTTGCAAAGGGATGTGACTATTGATATATACCGGCCTACAACTTTTTCACCTAATGATAAGTTGTCGTTATTGTTAATCAACGACGGGCAGGATCTGCCCAAAATGCCATTTGCTCCTTTATTAAATGAGTTGCTTATCAATGGCGTCATTCATCCTCTTTTTTGTATAGGTATCCATGCAGGAGAAGACCGCCGAATGGAATATGGCACCGCCAAAGTATTAGACTTTATGCAAAGAGGTGCTAAGGCTGAATTACATGCGCAATTTGTGCTGTTTGAATTATTACCACTTTTAAAAGAAACCTATCACTTGCAAGGGAATCTGGATATGGCCTATGCAGGTTTTTCGTTAGGCGGCTTAGCCGCAATAGATATGGTTTGGAATTATCCGCAACTATTTTCAATTGCTGGAGTGTTTTCTGGATCACTTTGGTGGCGGTCTAAAGATCTGGACCAAGGGTATAATGAAGATACAGATCGCATTATGCATCAACAGGTTCGCATGGGTAAGTACCATGCAGGTCAGCGCTTCTATTTCACAACGGGCTCACAAGATGAAACAGCCGATCGGAATAATAATGGGATCATTGATTCAATAGATGATACGCTAGGTCTAATAGAAGAATTGAAAAAGAAGGGCTATACCGATAAAGATATTCACTATATCAATTATGAAGATGGACGGCACGATGTGGAAACATGGGCAAGGGCCCTGCCGGCATTTCTTGAATGGGGATGGGGGAATAAAGCTTCGCGTTTCCCTACTTCTTCGCCAGCAGAAAGTTGCTAA
- a CDS encoding porin family protein — translation MNKILPLITFGILYCLPGFSQNKIGLSGGVQSTTASYKVRDKKQSTEGKVGAQFAISMKVPFDNQLFFAPTISYNLRGFKVQLTDSAVIPGYNVVNNDLTFHTINIAPLFQIDLSKEPSHLFVRFGPGVDVVVKGKEDLIFKDGKTESRQMKFGSEYYSPITTNAILQFGYESQGGFFIFGHYDHGLGSVNNNDFGPDAKHRALGLSLGFYFGRKNPNVFDTRALDAK, via the coding sequence ATGAATAAGATTTTACCCTTAATCACATTTGGTATACTTTATTGTCTTCCTGGATTTTCTCAAAACAAGATTGGTCTTTCAGGTGGTGTTCAATCGACAACGGCATCCTATAAAGTACGCGATAAAAAACAATCAACAGAAGGCAAGGTTGGTGCCCAATTCGCCATTTCTATGAAAGTTCCTTTCGATAACCAGCTCTTTTTCGCCCCTACCATTTCGTATAATCTACGGGGCTTTAAAGTGCAGCTGACAGATTCAGCAGTGATTCCTGGCTACAATGTAGTCAACAACGACCTGACCTTTCATACTATAAATATTGCCCCTCTCTTTCAGATAGACCTATCCAAAGAACCATCACACTTGTTTGTACGTTTTGGGCCCGGTGTTGATGTTGTAGTGAAAGGCAAAGAGGACTTGATATTCAAAGATGGCAAAACGGAAAGCCGGCAAATGAAATTCGGCTCGGAGTACTATAGCCCAATTACTACAAATGCGATACTTCAATTTGGTTATGAAAGCCAAGGCGGCTTTTTCATATTTGGGCATTATGATCATGGACTTGGCAGTGTGAATAACAATGATTTTGGCCCAGATGCCAAGCATCGCGCTTTAGGCCTTTCCCTTGGATTCTATTTTGGCAGAAAAAACCCGAATGTATTTGATACTAGAGCCTTAGATGCTAAATAG